TCGCGCTGCCCATCATGATCTACCGCGTGCTGCTGGGCGGAATCGGCATGTACGCCGCGCTGCCCAGCCTCCTGAGCGTCATCCTGCTGACCAGCGTGATGCGCCGCTTCATTCCCCCGGTCGGCCCGCTGTTCTGGCAGCACTGGCCGGCCGTGATCGTCATGTTCGCCTTCAACGGCGTGCCCCTGCTGGCCCTGCCGGACGGCGCGAGGCTGTTCGGGCAGGCCTACCCCCTCCTGCTGCTCTCAAACGTCGTGGGCGCACTGGCCGCCTGGGGCGTCCTGAGCGAACGCTTCCACGTCCTGCGCCTGACCAGCCAGTGGCAGTCCGCGGCGCTGACCGACGCCCTGACGGGCCTGGGCAACCGCCGCCAGTTCGACCTGGACCTGGAGGCAATGGGGCCGGGCGACGCGCTGCTGCTGCTGGACATCGATCACTTCAAACGCGTGAACGACACGCACGGGCATCACGTCGGGGACGAGGTCCTGCAGGAGGTCGCCCGGCTGCTGGAACGCGAGGGGCGCGGCCGAGACCGCGCGTACCGCTACGGCGGCGAGGAATTCGCCGTGATCCTGCGGGACGTCAAGGGCGACGGCCTGAACCGCGTCGCCGAGCGCCTGCGCGCCGCCGTCGAGCGGCACCCCATGCGCGCCACCGGCGCGGGCGTGACCGTCTCGGTCGGCGGGGCCAGCTGGGCGTCCGTGCCGCTGCGGCAACTCGCGCAGCGCGCCGACGAGGCCCTGTACGCCGCGAAGCACGGCGGACGCAATCAGGCGCGCGTGTGGGGCATCTGGCTGAACGCGCAGGACTCCGCCCAGCCGACACGCCAGCCTGTAGGCAGTCGCCGCACCTGATCCGGAATCCGTACGCGCCGCGTGTCTCGGGCTAGGCGGTGTCTCGGGCCGGACGCAGGCAGGGCCACCCCGCCGAGGTGACCCTGCCTGTCGTGGGCGGTGCTGTTTACTCCTGGCCCATGTTGGTGCTGGGTGGGTCGCTGGCGTCCATGCTCTGGGTCATGGCGACGTCCTGCTTGTCCAGGCCTTCCTGGCGGTAGGCGCTGGCGGCCTTGTTCTCGGCGTCCACGGCCGCGTCGATTTCCGCTTCCGGGTCGGGTTTGCCCATGAACTGCAGGTCGACGTTGCTGATCTCGTCCTCGGTCTTGGGGTGCTCGGGCTTGTCGTTCGTCATGCCGTCACGCTACCGCCCGCGCGTGGGGCGCGCCTGAACGCGCCCTTCATGTCGGCTGGAGGTTCGCCCGATGAGGTTCAGATGCTCAGGGTCTTGGCGCAGCGGTACAGGTCGCGGCTGACGTCCTTGCGTTTCTCCCAGGTGTCGGCCAGCGGGATGTAACTCGTCTCGTGGTTCTGGCGGCCGATCATGACGTCGCTCCTGCCGTCCATCAGGGCGTACACGGCGGCCTCGCCCAGGCGGCTCGCCAGGATGCGGTCCGAGGACACGGGGCTACCGCCGCGCTGGATGTGACCCAGGATGCTCACGCGGGTTTCCATGCCGGTGCCGTCCTGGATGGCCTGCGCCACGCCGGTCGCGCCGCCGGGGTACCCCTCGGCGACGATGATGATGCTGCCCATCTTGCCCTTCTTCACGGACGCCTTGACGATCTCCAGCACGCCCGCGACTTCCTTGGCGTCCTCGGGGATGAAGACCTCCTCGGCGCCGCCGGCGACCGCGACGTCCAGGGCGATGTGTCCGGCGTGGCGGCCCATGACCTCGATCACGAAGATGCGTTCGTGGCTGGCGCCGGTGTCGCGGAGTTTGTCCACGGCGTCCAGTGCGGTCTCGACGGCCGTGAAGTACCCGATGGTGTGGTCGGTGCCGTACAGGTCGTTGTCGATGGTGCCGGGCAGGCCGATGACGGGAATGCCGTGTTCCTCCTGCAGGAAGTGCGCGCCGTGGAAGCTGCCGTCCCCGCCGATGACGATCAGGGCGTCCACGTCGTGGGCGCGCAGGTGGCGGGCGCCGCGGGCGCGGCCTTCGGGGGTGCGCCAGGTGTGGCTGCGGGCCGAGAGCAGGATGGTCCCGCCGCGCTGCAGGGTGTTGGCGACGTCGCGGGCGCCGAGGGTGATGAAGTCGCCGCGGTGCAGGCCGGAGAAGCCGCGCCGGACGCCGATGACCTCGATGCCCTGCGAGGTGGCGGTACGCACGACGGCGCGGATGGCGGCGTTCATGCCGGGGGCGTCACCGCCGCTGGTGAGGACGGCGACACGTTTGATGCCGGCGGGGTTGGGGTGGGGGTCGCAGTGGGGTTCGGTCATGCTGGGCCTCGCTGTCTGTGGGGGTTGGGGTGGCACCGTGGAAGCAGTTCCAGGTCGCCGGACGGTCCCGCCAGGTGCTGGTGGTGCGTCCCGCCGGGGTCAGGCGTCCGAGGTCGCCTGGAGTGCCAGTGCATAAGCGTCATTCTTACGCAAACCCTCCCGGATGAGAAGATCACGTATATCCCGAGTGCTCAGCCCCTGCCCCGCCAGCTCCCGCGCGCGCGCCGCGTGGTCCACCTCCGCTCCGGCCGATTCGCCCTCCGGGCGGCCCGCGACGACCACCACGATCTCCCCGCGCACGCCCGACTCGAAGTGCGCGGCCAGTTCGGCCAGCGTGCCGCGCACCGTCTCCTCGAAGCGCTTGGTCAGCTCACGGGTCACGCTCGCGGCCCGCTCCGGCCCGCAGGCGTCACGCAGGTCGGCCAGCGTCGCGTGCAGGCGATGCGGACTCTCGTACAGCACGCTCGTCTCGGCACGGGCTGCGACCGCCGAGAGCCGCTCCTTGCGGTCCCGGCCAGAGCGGGGCAGGAAGCCCTCGAAGGTGAACCGCCCGGTCGGCAGGGCCGACAGCACCAGCGCCGGAACGAACGCCGTCGCGCCCGGCAGCGCCTCGACCGGCACGTCCGCCGCCAGCGCCGCCGCGACCAGTTCCGCGCCGGGGTCGCTGATGCCGGGCGTGCCCGCGTCGCTCACGTACGCCAGCCGCGCGTACCGTTCGAGCACCTGCGGCGCGCGGCCCATCGTGTGCGCGTCCAGCCGCACCAGCGGCTTCTTGATGCCCAGGTGCGTCAGCAGCGCCCCGGTCCGGCGGGTGTCCTCGCAGGCGACCGCGTCGGCGGCGCGCAACACGTCCAGCGCCCGCAACGTGATGTCCCCCAGGTTCCCGACCGGGGTGGGGACCAGCCACACCCGCGCGCCGTCGGGGATGCTCACCGGCGTCACGTCCGGCAGGTCGTCCAGCAGGTCGGCAGTCAGCTCGTCGGGCGGCCCGACGGGCAGGTCGAGATCAGGGGTGTCGGTGAACTCCGGCTCAGTCATCGCTGCCGAGTATGACGCCCGGACCGGGATGCACCAGTCCCTCCATCGCCAGACCCTGCATGGCCAGACCGGGTGTGGGCTTGAGCCGCACCCGGACCTTGCGGGGCCGCTTGAGGACGTTCGTGATCCTCGCGCGCAGCAGTTCACCCTCACCGACCGTCACGGTCACCACCGTGCCCTCGGGCAGGCGACCACCCACGATCACCACGACGCCATTCTCGACCACGCCCTTGTAGGCCTTCATGCTTCCCTCCCCTGCGCGCGGTGACGCCGCCGCTCCGCTGCCGACAACGCCTCGCGCAGCGCCACGATCTCCGACTCGCGCGCCCCGCCCAGCCGCGCGTAGCGGTCGATGACCTCCGCCGCCTCGCGCCGCCGGTCCAGGCGCAGCAGCAGCGTCCCCAGGTGCTCGCCACCCACGAAGTACGCCCGTGGATTCTGCGGATCGGCCGCCACTTGCGCGCGCGCCGCCTCCAGCCGCGCCAGCCGCACCCGGTGCCGGTTCACCTGCCACCGGACCGTGAACGTCGCCAGCCCGAAGGTCGCCAGTGCGCCCAGCACGGACAGCACCACCGCCTCGGGCACACCGACCTGCGCGGCCAGCTGCACCGTCAGCGGGAAGCAGAACGCCAGCACGACCAGCACCGCCAGGGTCGCCGCGTAGTTCACGCCGCCCCCCCGACCTGCCGGACCTTCACGCCACTCATGCGCCACAGTCTAGCGGCACGCGCGCCCGCCGCGCCGTGCATGCGGTCATGAAGTCCGCTGCGCGCCGTCCAGGCACGGGGCGTGGCCCGGGGGGGCCAGTGCGCGGGGTGGTAGGGTGCGGGGCGTGCGACTGCACCTGATCACCGTGGGGGAACCGAAACTGGCGTACGCGCGCGCCGGGTGGGACGAGTACGAGAAGAGACTGCGCCGCTACCA
This region of Deinococcus sp. JMULE3 genomic DNA includes:
- a CDS encoding M-like protein is translated as MTNDKPEHPKTEDEISNVDLQFMGKPDPEAEIDAAVDAENKAASAYRQEGLDKQDVAMTQSMDASDPPSTNMGQE
- a CDS encoding diguanylate cyclase, with product MLRELFFNLCLLISVHYLLRFTFRSWPVSRRGWHHTLRLAAFAAAGLTMLLFPATVAPGVVIDLRAVPVAFVTLQFGPVAGLLVALPIMIYRVLLGGIGMYAALPSLLSVILLTSVMRRFIPPVGPLFWQHWPAVIVMFAFNGVPLLALPDGARLFGQAYPLLLLSNVVGALAAWGVLSERFHVLRLTSQWQSAALTDALTGLGNRRQFDLDLEAMGPGDALLLLDIDHFKRVNDTHGHHVGDEVLQEVARLLEREGRGRDRAYRYGGEEFAVILRDVKGDGLNRVAERLRAAVERHPMRATGAGVTVSVGGASWASVPLRQLAQRADEALYAAKHGGRNQARVWGIWLNAQDSAQPTRQPVGSRRT
- the rsmI gene encoding 16S rRNA (cytidine(1402)-2'-O)-methyltransferase; protein product: MTEPEFTDTPDLDLPVGPPDELTADLLDDLPDVTPVSIPDGARVWLVPTPVGNLGDITLRALDVLRAADAVACEDTRRTGALLTHLGIKKPLVRLDAHTMGRAPQVLERYARLAYVSDAGTPGISDPGAELVAAALAADVPVEALPGATAFVPALVLSALPTGRFTFEGFLPRSGRDRKERLSAVAARAETSVLYESPHRLHATLADLRDACGPERAASVTRELTKRFEETVRGTLAELAAHFESGVRGEIVVVVAGRPEGESAGAEVDHAARARELAGQGLSTRDIRDLLIREGLRKNDAYALALQATSDA
- the pfkA gene encoding 6-phosphofructokinase, which gives rise to MTEPHCDPHPNPAGIKRVAVLTSGGDAPGMNAAIRAVVRTATSQGIEVIGVRRGFSGLHRGDFITLGARDVANTLQRGGTILLSARSHTWRTPEGRARGARHLRAHDVDALIVIGGDGSFHGAHFLQEEHGIPVIGLPGTIDNDLYGTDHTIGYFTAVETALDAVDKLRDTGASHERIFVIEVMGRHAGHIALDVAVAGGAEEVFIPEDAKEVAGVLEIVKASVKKGKMGSIIIVAEGYPGGATGVAQAIQDGTGMETRVSILGHIQRGGSPVSSDRILASRLGEAAVYALMDGRSDVMIGRQNHETSYIPLADTWEKRKDVSRDLYRCAKTLSI